The genomic region CGGCTGGAGGTGCGCCAGGACTTCGGGCCGTGCGCGCCCTCGGTGGTGACCGGGCATCGCTACCGTGTCTCCGCCTGGTACAAGACGGCCGCGCGTGCCGGCTTCAGGGCCTTCTACCGGACGTCCACGGGCTGGGTGGCCTGGGCGGCGGGCCCGGACCTGCCCACCAGCGCCAGTTACCGGAGCGGTGAGTGGCTCACTCCGCCCGTGCCCTCGGGCGCGCTCGCCGTCAGCGTGGCGCTGGCCCTGCGAGCCCCTGGCATGCTCTTCATGGACACCTTCAGCCTGGTGGACCTCGGCGTCTCGACGCCCGCGTCCACGCTCACCGTCATGGCTCCTCGCGGCGGTGAAAGCCTCCCGGAGGGGATGCCGGTGGAGCTCCGCTGGAGCAGCACCGGCCCGGAGGAATCGGTGGACCTGTCCTGGTCCCCGGACCTGGGCTCCACCTGGGCGCCTGTCGCTTCGGGTGTCCCGAACACCGGACGCTTCACCTGGATGGTGCCCGAGGTGCTCACCACGCGCGGGCTGCTGCGCGTCGCCCGGCAGACGGCGCCGCCCATGTCGGACGTGAGCGACGGGCCGTTCTCCATCTACCTGCCCGCGCTGGGCCGGGTGGTCCGGTTCGGGGATGCGTGGCGCTACGAGGCCAGCGGCGTGGACCCAGGGCCGGGCTGGTTCCTGCCCGACTTCGAGGACTCACACTGGTCCACGGGCCCGGGCGAGCTGGGCTACGGAGATGGCGACGAGGGCACGGTGCTGCTGCGCACGTTCTCCGCGCAGTCCAGCGTCTACTTCCGCAAGAAGGTGACGCTCACCGGCCCGGTCTCCTCCGTCACGATGCGCATCCGCTATGACGACGGAGTGGCCGTGTGGGTGAATGGCACGCACGTCTTCAGCCGCGACGTGGACAGCGGGCTGGCACATGGGGACTACGCCAGCGCCTCCACGGACAACGCGGTGGCGGACGTGGTGCTCCCGGCCTCGGCCTTCGTCGCGGGGGAGAACACCGTGGCGGTGATGGTGAAGCAGGTCAACTCCGAGTCCCCGGACCTCTCGTTCGACCTCCAGCTCGACGTGGTGGCAGCCCCTGGCGGTGAGTGACAGGCGCTCGGTGGGGAGCGCCGCCCCACGCTAGAGCGAGTGCCCGCAGTACTTGCAGTGCGACGCGTCCAGGTCATGGCCCTGGACGCCGCAGCCGAGGCAGGCGCGCGTGTCGACGGCGTGGCGGGTGGCGGCGGCCAGTTCCACGGAGACGATGCCGGTGGGCACGGCGATGATGCCGTAGCCCATCACCATCAGCACGGAGGCGATGAGCTGCCCGAGCACCGTCTTCGGGGTGATGTCGCCGAAGCCCACCGTCGTCACCGTGACGATGGCCCAGTACATGGCCCGGGGGATGCTGTCGAAGCCGTTCGCCCCGCCCTCCACCACGTACATCACCGCGCCCATGACGACGACGATGGTGAGGACGGTGCCCAGGAAGACGGTGATTTTCGGCCGGCTGGCGCGCAGCGCGGTGATGAGAATCTCCGCCTGCCCCAGCAGGTGCGCCAGCTTGAGCACGCGGAAGACGCGCAGCAGCCGAATCACCCGCACCACCAGCAGGGACTGAGCGCCGGGAAACACGATGCTCAGGAAGGTGGGCAGGATGGCCAGCAGGTCCACCAGCCCGTAGAAGCTGCGCGCATAGAGCAGGGGCCGCCGGACGGCGATGAGCCGGAACACGTACTCGATGCTGAACAGCGCCGTGAAGAACCACTCGGCGGCGCGGAGCTCCGGGCCGTACCGCTCGCGCAGCGGGGCCACGCTCTCCAGCATCACCGCGATGATGCTGAAGACGATGGCCCACAGCAGGGCGATGTCGAACGCCCTCCCCGCCGGGGTGTCCGCCTCGAAGATGATGGTGTGTAGCCGGAAACGGATGCCTTCGGGCGGGCTCTGCTCTGAGGGACTGGACACGGCGCCAGTCTAAGCGTCCCAGGGCCGTTGCAAAGCGGGGGGACGGCCCTCCTCGCCGGGGGGGAATGGTGAGGAGGGCAAAGTGGCTGTCAGGCCTTGCTCGGGCCAGGCACCGACGGCGCGGTGCCCACGGCCGCGGACACGGGGGCCTCCGGCGCGGGCAGCGTGGGCGTGGGCGCGCCCACGTGCATCCGGTGGCGCACCTCGTCGAAGCGGTCGGAGGCCTCGCGCTCCGGGAAGAGCAGCGACACCACCACGCCCACCGCGAAGGCCAGGGGAATGGTGATGATGCCCGGGTTCTTCAGCGGGAAGAACGCCGTGGTGTTGTGCAGCAGGTCCACCTGCACCGTGGGCGACAGGAAGATGAGCACCACCGCGGTGAACGTGCCGACCAGCATGCTGGCCACCGCGCCATTCGTCGTGAACTTCTTCCACGCCATGGACAAGAGCAGCGCGGGGAAGTTGCCGCTCGCGGCGATGGCGAAGGCCAGGCCCACCATGAAGGCCACGTTCTGCCCCTTGAACAGCACCCCCAGCACCACCGCGAGGACGCCCAGGAGGAGGCTGGCGAGCCGCGCCACCTTGAGCTGCTCGTGCTCGGGCGCCTTGCCCTTGCGCACCACCGTGGACCACAAGTCGTGGGACAGCGCCGCCGCGCCCGACAGCGTCAGGCCCGCCACCACCGCGAGGATGGTGGCGAAGGCCACCGCGGAGATGAAGCCCAGGAAGCCCGTGCCGCCCACCACCTCGGCCAGCATGGGCGCCGCCATGTTGCCGCCCTTGTCCACGCCGACAATCGCCGTGCGGCCCACCAGCACCGACGCGCCGAACCCGAGGATGAAGGTGACGAGATAGAAGTAGCCGATGAGCCCCGTGGCATAGAACACGCTGCTGCGCGCGGCCTTCGCGTCCGGCACCGTGTAGAAGCGCATCAGGATGTGCGGCAGGCCCGCCGTGCCGAACATCAGCGCCAGGCCCAGGGAGATGGCCTCCAGCGGGCTCGCCACCAACTTGCCGGGGGCCAGCGTCTCCGCACCGTACTGGGTGGCTGCCTCGTTGAAGAGGTTCACCGGGTTGAAGCCGAACTTGTAGAGCACCGCGCCCGCCAGCGCCGTGGCGCCCGCCAGCAGCAGCACCGCCTTCACGATCTGCACCCACGTGGTGGCAATCATCCCGCCGAAGAGCACGTAGAGAATCATCACCGCGCCCACGATGACGACGGCCATCTCGTACGACAGGCCGAAGAGCAGGTGGATGAGGTTGCCGGCTCCCACCATCTGCGCAATCAGGTAGAAGCTCACCACCGCGAGCGTGCCCAGCGCCGCCGCCAGGCGCACCGGGGTCTGCTTGAGCCGGTACGCCACCACGTCCGCGAAGGTGTACTTGCCCAGGTTGCGCAGGGGCTCGGCGATGAGGAACGTCACCACCGGCCAGCCCACCAGCCAGCCCACGGAGTAGATGAGCCCGTCGAAGCCGGACATCGCCACGAGCCCGGCGATGCCGAGGAAGCTGGCGGCGCTCATGAAGTCGCCTGCCAGCGCGAAGCCGTTCTGCACGGCGCTCACGCCGCCGCCCGCGGCGAAGAACTCCGAGGTCGTCTTCGTCTTGCGCGCCGCCCAGTACGTAATCGCCAGGGTGAAGCCGACGAAGAGGAGGAAGAAGACGATGGCCGTGGTGTTGGGCTGGCCCAGTTGCGTGCCCGTCGTGGTCGGGTTCATGCCTGTCTCACTTGCGGTCGCGGTACTGTTGGAGGGCCCGGTCGTACTTGCCGTTCGCCCAGACGATGTAGATGCCCGTCAGCACCCACGCGGCGAGGATGACGAGCACCCCCAGCACGATGCCGATGGACAGGCCGGGAACGAGCTGCTGGCCCATCAGCGGCTTGTTGAAGGCCACCAGCAGGATGAAGCCGAGGTACGCCACCAGCATGGCGGCGGTGAGTGCCGCCGCCACGCGCCAACGGGACGCGGCGAGCGCTTCCAGGGCTTCCTCTCGGGAGTTCGCTTGCATCGAAGTCTCTCCTCTCATCGCTTGACCTGCGGGGGCATGCCCTTGGCGAGCAGCTCATCGAGGACGCCCGGGTCCGCCAGGGTGGTGGCGTCGCCCAGGTTCTCCGTCTCACCCGAGGCAATCTTCCGCAGCATGCGCCGCAGAATCTTTCCGGAGCGCGTCTTGGGCAGGCCATTGACCAGCACCACACGGTCCGGCGTGGCGATGGGGCCGATGACGTGGCGCACCTGCTCCTTGAGCGCGCCCACCATCTGCTCCGAGGAGGCGTCCGCCCAGTCGGGCTTCATGGTGACGAAGGCGCATACGCCGGTGCCCTTGAGGTCATGCGGGAAGCCCACCACGGCGGCCTCGGCGACGGACTCGTGGGCCACCAGCGCGCTCTCCACCTCGGCGGTGCCCAGGCGGTGGCCGGACACGTTGAGCACGTCGTCCACGCGCCCCGTAATCCAGTAGTAGCCGTCCTCGTCGCGGCGGCAGCCGTCCCCCGTGAAGTACAGCGTGGGGAAGCGCGAGTAGTACGTCTCCACGAAGCGCTGGTGGTGGCCGTACAGCGTGCGCGCCTGTCCGGGCCACGAGCGCGCCAGGCACAGGTTGCCGCTGACGCCGTTGCCTTCGATGATGCGGCCCTCGTCGTCCACCAGCACCGGCTCCACGCCGAAGAAGGGCAGGGTGGCCGAGCCGGGCTTGCACGGCGTGGCGCCCGGCAGCGGGGCGATGAGGATGCCGCCCGTCTCCGTCTGCCACCAGGTGTCCACCACGGGGCAGCGGCCCTCGCCCACCACGTCGTGGTACCAGCGCCACACCTCGGGGTTGATGGGCTCGCCCACGGAGCCCAGCAGGCGCAGCGTCTTGCGCGAGGACTTCTTCACGAAGCCGTCGCCCTCCTTGATGAGCGCGCGCAGCGCGGTGGGCGCCGTGTAGAGGATGGTGGCCTTCAGGTCGTCCACCACCTGCCAGAGCCGGCCCGCGTCCGGGTACGTGGGGGTGGACTCGAACATGACGGTGGTGGTGCCGGTCGCCAGCGGTCCGTAGAGGATGTAGCTGTGGCCGGTGACCCAGCCCAGGTCCGCGGCGCAGAAGTGCACGTCGGTCGGCTGGATGTCGAAGACGTAGCGGAACGTGGTGGCGGCATAGGTGAGGTAGCCGCCGGTGGTGTGCAGCACGCCCTTGGGCTTCCCGGTGGAGCCGGAGGTGTAGAGGATGAAGAGCGGGTCCTCGGAGTCCATCCACTCCGCGGGGCAGACGCCGCGGTGCTTCGACATCTCCACGTCCAGCCAGAAGTCGCGGTCAGCGCGCATGGGCACCTCCTTGGAGGTGCGGCGCACGACGAGGATGGACTCCACCAGGGAGAGGCCCTCCACCGCCTCGTCGGCGATGGCCTTGGTGGGTACGAGCTTCGGGCCGCGCGGGCCCTCGTTGGCGGTGACGAGCACCTTCGCGCCCGAGTCGAGGATGCGCTCGCGCAGGGACTCGGCGGAGAAGCCGGCGAACACCACCGAGTGCACCGCGCCGATGCGGGCGCAGGCGAGCATGGTGTAGGCCAGCTCCGGCACCATGGGCAGGTAGATGCAGACGCGGTCGCCCTTGCGCACGCCGTGGGCCTTCAGCACGTTGGCCACGCGGCCCACCTGGTGCTGGAGGTCTCGGAAGGTGATGACCTGGTACTCGCCGGGCTCGTTCTTCGCCCAGATGATGGCGGGCTTGCCGGGGCGCGCCTTGGCGTGGCGGTCCACGCAGTTGAAGGCGACGTTGAGCTTGCCGCCGCCGAACCACGAGAAGTCCACCTGCTCGGCGTCCACGTCCAGCACCGTGTCGGGCTTGTGGAACCAGGTGAGCTGCTGCGCCATCTCTCCCCAGAAGGCCTCGGGCTGCTCCAGGCTCTTCTTGTAGAGGCGCCGGTAGTCCTCCAGGCTCTTCACGTGTGACGTGAGGCTGAACGTCTCCTTCGGCGGGATGAACGCGTCCTTGGGCTGGGTCATCGGGGGCATCCTCGGGGAGGGGTTAGTAGAAGTACTGGAGCTGGGCCGTGCCGGTGATGCCGGTGTCGGCCTCGGAGAGGTCGCCGGTGCGGGAGAAGGCGACCTCCGTCTTGAGGTTGAAGGTGTGCGCCTGGAACCAGAGGTTGAAGCCGGGCTTGAGGGCGAGCAGGTCCTGGTTCGCCACGCGCGAGTTGAAGTACTCGCCGGAGAGCAGGGGCTGGAGCTTGCCGATGCGCCAGCCCACCTCGGAGAAGAAGCCGGTGCCGCTCTGCGGGTTGTCGAGGCCCTGGCTGTAGTGGAAGACGCCTGTCTGGAAGACCACGGCCTGGTCATTCCCGAGGGGCAGGTCGACGAAGACGTCCGTGGCCAGGCCGAGCGAGTCGTGGATGCCGGAGGCGGTGGCGACGGCGGAGGGCTGGTAGTCGGCGCCGACGCCCACGGAGAAGCGGGGCTTGTCGTCGAAGTAGATGCCCTGGAAGAAGAGGTCCTCCTCGCGGGTGAGGAAGTTCCACCGGACGTGGGCGACGCCGCGCGGGAGGTCGTCCGGGTTGACGGTGCCCTCGGGCTTCCGGGCGCCCTCGGCGCCGTTGAGGAGCGCGGCGCGGAAGCCGAGCTGCCCCACGAAGCCGCGCACCTGGATGCCCGTGTCCCGCCACACCTTGCCGACCCCGGGCGTGAAGCGGACGAGGTTGGAGTGGTAGTCCACCGTGTTGAGGGCGATGGCGCCCTGCAGGTTGTGGCGGGAGAGCGGGGCGATGAGGAAGCCCGCGTCCACCCAGATTTTCTCCGCGAACATGTACGAGACGAACGCGTCCTGCATGAAGAGGGCGACGTCGAAGTTGCCGTCCTTGCCGTAGTTGGGCTGGTCCGTCTCGATGAAGAACGAGAGGTTCTTGGTGACGTTGCCGAAGACGAGCAGGCGGACGCGTCGCAGGTAGAGGTCCGTGCCCACGCTTCCCACGGGAGCCCCGTCCTTGATGAGCTGGAGCTGGGGCTGGAGGAGGACGTTGACGTTGAGGAAGGCCTCCTCGCCCAACGTGATTTTCCCCGCGACCGCGGGGCCGGCGGGCAGCAAGGCCACGAGCGCGGCCAGGAGCGACAGCAGGCGGAGGGGGGCAGGGCGCATGCCTGCCGCCATGAGCAACACCTCGGCCAACAGGTGTGACTCGGAGATTCAGGACCTTACAGGTTGGCCCGGTGCGTCAGGGTGTTACGGAAGGTGACGTGCGCGTTACCGGGGTAACGATTCATGCAGTGCGTCGTAACGAGTCGTGCAGTAGCGGGACGGACAGGTAAGTGCCCCGAAAGGCAGTCAGGCGCGGAGGCACGGCCCTTCAGGTGATGGGCGCACGGCGCAGGTCGAGCAGGTCCGGGTCCTTTCGCTCCAGGAGGTCCTCGAACGCGCTCCAACCGTGGGAGGCGATGAACCGGACTTCACTGGGGAGGATGGGGAAGAGCCAGACGAAGATGGTGGGAGGCTCGGTCCCCGAGAAAGTGGCAAGGCCCTCTGTGAAGAGAACGGGGAGCGAGGCGTAGAGGGCGGTCGCTTCGCTGCCATGCAGGATGGGGGCGCCGAGCTGGAGCACCTCCCCACGGAGCAGGGCCTTCTGCTCCTGAATCACTCGGGACGCGATTTCGAGCAGCAGCCCCGCGAGTTCTTCGTGGGCCTGTGACTCATGAACGGAGACGAGCAGCTCCTGCCGGACCTCTCGAGTCTCGTTCATGCGGAGCACGTGGTGGCTCAGCCCGAGGGTGGTGTAGGTCGTCGCGGAGGCGTAGGGCTGGTCCCGAAATCGGCAGGCTTGCACCGTCATGGGCGCAGTGGTGTTGGACCAGCCTCTTTCAATCTGCCCCAGGTGTTGTTCCAGATGCTCGCCGACGTTCATGGCGGTGGACTTCCGTTTGGCACCCGAGATGTGCCTCTCGCTGGAGGCGCTGGCGCTCGCGCTTCATTCATTGAGCGGGCGCAGCAGCCCAGCCCGAGCGAGAAGCTCCTGCACCCGTGCAGCGAGGGCGACGTGCTCGGGGTTGCTCACAGTGAAGCGCTCGGGGGTGAGGATGATCAGCGTGCCCTTGTCCTCCACGGGCTCGATACGTACCGGAGCGGGTAGGGGCGGTACCGTGCCGCGGCTGCGCGAGAAGTACATGAGCCAGCCCACGAAGGTTCCGGGCTCGGACGCCTTGAGTACTTCAGCTCGATGGAGGTCGGAGGTCGCGATGCCCCAGTCCGGTTCCCAGGTGAGTGCCATGGCGTGAAGGGCCCTGCGCATCACCGTCGAATCGGTGACCCGGTCTGCGATGAGTCCCTTCCCTGGAGGGTTGAGAGTGCACGAGTTACACACTGCTGCCGAGGTCAGCCCGCACTTCAGAATCACTCCAGTCGCGCTTCCCTGGGGTTCTCCACTCCATGCCGTCAGGTTGAAGCCACCGAGCAGTTGATGTTTCTTCTTCGCGAACAGCTGCTCGAAAGTCGCTGCAGCGGGGACAAGTCGCTGCTCGAGCGCCTCCTCACGAGTCCTGCCTGTTCCAAACCAATGCGCCCAGGTCGGCTCCAGTGGGGCAAGGCGCTGGAAGAGATTCGCCGTGCGTCGGGCGCAGGATTCGGCCGGCTCCTTGCGGCCAGGCCAGTAGACACCGGCATAGTAGCCCTCGGACATGTGGCTCTCCTCTCAGGGCCGTGCGGGGATGTGGACGACGTCGATCTTTCCGAGGCCGTTCGTGTCGAAGAGCTTCCGGAGATAGTCAGCGAGTCTCTTCTCCGCGACAACCCAGCGCACGGGAGTCCTTCCGGCTGCGTCGAGCTGCCTTGCTGCCTGTGAGAGGATGCCGTCAGTGCCTTCGAAGAACCAGAGCGGTTCCAGGTTGGCATCGATGAATTTCGCGATGTTGGGGCCCTTGGCCTCCAGTAGGAAGCCTCCATCGAAGCCGTCAAAGTCCACGTAGTCTCTGGGGCCACTTCCGGTCTGGATTCGGTAGACCCAGCCTTCAGGGGCACCCGTGGTCTGGGACTGGTACCTCCGCGCAGGAAGCTTCATACCTTCGTTCTTCTGGTCCCACCGTCCGGGGCCCTGCGGAGGAGGTGGCCATGGCCTTGATGCATTGGCACCGCCCCCGCTGCCCGCGCCAGTGCTGGCCATGTGCAGGACATACAGTGCGCCGGCGCCCTCGCCCGCAACCGCGACCAATTGGCCTGCTGGGACCACCACCGCGCGCAGTGCCAGAGCGCCATCGGCGGCCAGTGAGAGCACAGGCACGCTCAACTGGCCCAGTCTGCTCCCGGCAGAAGCAAGGCGCGCACTGCCCACGCCGGCCGTGCCGCACGTCAGCAGCACGTTGGTCAGCAGCCTGGAGGCCTGCCGTACCTGCTCGCCATGAGGCAGTGCCCGGTACTGCTCCCAGTACTCGGGGCTGTTCTCAATCAGCGTGCGCACCGCCACGGGCAGCTTCGCCAGCCCAGCGAGGCTCTCCACCGGCTCCAGCACCAGCGTCACCACGCCGCCCACCACGTCCTCTACTGCCCGGCCCATCCCTTCGACTACTGGCCCCACCGTGCCCGTATCCGGCATGTAGCTGCCCGCCACGAGGGCGTCGGGATGGTGTCCAAGGTCATCCTCCAGCGGATACAGGTATGCATCTCCCCGCGTTCCGTAGAAAGGCCCTGCCTCGAATCCTTCGGCGCGCAGGGTGCCACCCGTCAGTTCCACCTCGCCCGCATGTTGG from Pyxidicoccus trucidator harbors:
- a CDS encoding DUF485 domain-containing protein; translation: MQANSREEALEALAASRWRVAAALTAAMLVAYLGFILLVAFNKPLMGQQLVPGLSIGIVLGVLVILAAWVLTGIYIVWANGKYDRALQQYRDRK
- a CDS encoding ion transporter — translated: MSSPSEQSPPEGIRFRLHTIIFEADTPAGRAFDIALLWAIVFSIIAVMLESVAPLRERYGPELRAAEWFFTALFSIEYVFRLIAVRRPLLYARSFYGLVDLLAILPTFLSIVFPGAQSLLVVRVIRLLRVFRVLKLAHLLGQAEILITALRASRPKITVFLGTVLTIVVVMGAVMYVVEGGANGFDSIPRAMYWAIVTVTTVGFGDITPKTVLGQLIASVLMVMGYGIIAVPTGIVSVELAAATRHAVDTRACLGCGVQGHDLDASHCKYCGHSL
- a CDS encoding sodium:solute symporter family transporter, with the protein product MNPTTTGTQLGQPNTTAIVFFLLFVGFTLAITYWAARKTKTTSEFFAAGGGVSAVQNGFALAGDFMSAASFLGIAGLVAMSGFDGLIYSVGWLVGWPVVTFLIAEPLRNLGKYTFADVVAYRLKQTPVRLAAALGTLAVVSFYLIAQMVGAGNLIHLLFGLSYEMAVVIVGAVMILYVLFGGMIATTWVQIVKAVLLLAGATALAGAVLYKFGFNPVNLFNEAATQYGAETLAPGKLVASPLEAISLGLALMFGTAGLPHILMRFYTVPDAKAARSSVFYATGLIGYFYLVTFILGFGASVLVGRTAIVGVDKGGNMAAPMLAEVVGGTGFLGFISAVAFATILAVVAGLTLSGAAALSHDLWSTVVRKGKAPEHEQLKVARLASLLLGVLAVVLGVLFKGQNVAFMVGLAFAIAASGNFPALLLSMAWKKFTTNGAVASMLVGTFTAVVLIFLSPTVQVDLLHNTTAFFPLKNPGIITIPLAFAVGVVVSLLFPEREASDRFDEVRHRMHVGAPTPTLPAPEAPVSAAVGTAPSVPGPSKA
- a CDS encoding suppressor of fused domain protein — protein: MNVGEHLEQHLGQIERGWSNTTAPMTVQACRFRDQPYASATTYTTLGLSHHVLRMNETREVRQELLVSVHESQAHEELAGLLLEIASRVIQEQKALLRGEVLQLGAPILHGSEATALYASLPVLFTEGLATFSGTEPPTIFVWLFPILPSEVRFIASHGWSAFEDLLERKDPDLLDLRRAPIT
- the acs gene encoding acetate--CoA ligase produces the protein MTQPKDAFIPPKETFSLTSHVKSLEDYRRLYKKSLEQPEAFWGEMAQQLTWFHKPDTVLDVDAEQVDFSWFGGGKLNVAFNCVDRHAKARPGKPAIIWAKNEPGEYQVITFRDLQHQVGRVANVLKAHGVRKGDRVCIYLPMVPELAYTMLACARIGAVHSVVFAGFSAESLRERILDSGAKVLVTANEGPRGPKLVPTKAIADEAVEGLSLVESILVVRRTSKEVPMRADRDFWLDVEMSKHRGVCPAEWMDSEDPLFILYTSGSTGKPKGVLHTTGGYLTYAATTFRYVFDIQPTDVHFCAADLGWVTGHSYILYGPLATGTTTVMFESTPTYPDAGRLWQVVDDLKATILYTAPTALRALIKEGDGFVKKSSRKTLRLLGSVGEPINPEVWRWYHDVVGEGRCPVVDTWWQTETGGILIAPLPGATPCKPGSATLPFFGVEPVLVDDEGRIIEGNGVSGNLCLARSWPGQARTLYGHHQRFVETYYSRFPTLYFTGDGCRRDEDGYYWITGRVDDVLNVSGHRLGTAEVESALVAHESVAEAAVVGFPHDLKGTGVCAFVTMKPDWADASSEQMVGALKEQVRHVIGPIATPDRVVLVNGLPKTRSGKILRRMLRKIASGETENLGDATTLADPGVLDELLAKGMPPQVKR
- a CDS encoding immunity 52 family protein — its product is MSEGYYAGVYWPGRKEPAESCARRTANLFQRLAPLEPTWAHWFGTGRTREEALEQRLVPAAATFEQLFAKKKHQLLGGFNLTAWSGEPQGSATGVILKCGLTSAAVCNSCTLNPPGKGLIADRVTDSTVMRRALHAMALTWEPDWGIATSDLHRAEVLKASEPGTFVGWLMYFSRSRGTVPPLPAPVRIEPVEDKGTLIILTPERFTVSNPEHVALAARVQELLARAGLLRPLNE
- a CDS encoding Tox-REase-5 domain-containing protein encodes the protein MKRYPGTAHAGVSEDEPEDTLCPCVLKVAYEVLLLMREPRRRAGSPSWNPLASALLALLVVLSGCGTGGPLPIDDPLSWHLRMGTLPQSQFLHQRALEQRPQGRLGPIESSLVDVDWFQGLMVRAGVPPSLLPGDRRKLTSPQAAALLTRLLEAEVPLRDWGPRRMAAHLLVGVVQTGRPVPREELHARMRRYTGMLVLRPDGYLVSATTGAAVQHAGEVELTGGTLRAEGFEAGPFYGTRGDAYLYPLEDDLGHHPDALVAGSYMPDTGTVGPVVEGMGRAVEDVVGGVVTLVLEPVESLAGLAKLPVAVRTLIENSPEYWEQYRALPHGEQVRQASRLLTNVLLTCGTAGVGSARLASAGSRLGQLSVPVLSLAADGALALRAVVVPAGQLVAVAGEGAGALYVLHMASTGAGSGGGANASRPWPPPPQGPGRWDQKNEGMKLPARRYQSQTTGAPEGWVYRIQTGSGPRDYVDFDGFDGGFLLEAKGPNIAKFIDANLEPLWFFEGTDGILSQAARQLDAAGRTPVRWVVAEKRLADYLRKLFDTNGLGKIDVVHIPARP